A single Methanocorpusculum vombati DNA region contains:
- a CDS encoding InlB B-repeat-containing protein, which produces MYPPKNSLNLPHNHHTRSTGQTHIPEHHGTAEYLRLVRTIPLAILLLFCIALAGTAAADTLTAGTFDELHTAISTAPTDGSVRTILITQDIPVGSNTSDIFTIAAKQNITLTTDAAPHKIYRTGAQTGGNGMFLVTGGNLTLKNNGTAGVLTLDGNRTGVPASITSMIYLNNSGTFTMDGGIITANHADNYGGGGVHNDRSTFIMSGGTITENNARYYGGGVYNAGTFTMTGGTISENTANYGGGVYNLGDAAVSGGTITSNSAATEGGEVCYLFGTFNLSGNVQIGPDTTMLFGGDANYITVPSAFTGNVANITPFRPHQTTISHIEDLYINKTDIHPPLPLDLAVSPGTKIVQLPQDATAADLNNFRLSPSLPGFALAYQDDSSSKSLILTRGYNLTVTGGTGSGSYATGTNVSVSAIVPAGQTFENWTANVSSGSFENPDSPVTTYTMPAEDVAITARFKITSTPLPTATVTTKPTTIPPTRPVTQAPTATQTPGESSSSGGNMDNAFRVLFDTNGGSSINPETGLSYGDRITQPANPVKTDAVFLGWYKDTALTTRWNFSAPIPGDMTLYAGWAPVEPSVTNIPATAAATSPTLPTVSASATISPTVQTTAADTIPTLTQAPSPISGLLPALIAAGILLRKKHP; this is translated from the coding sequence ATGTATCCTCCAAAAAACTCCCTGAATCTCCCACACAACCATCATACCCGCAGCACCGGACAAACACACATACCAGAGCATCACGGAACCGCAGAATACCTGCGCCTGGTACGAACCATTCCCCTCGCCATACTTCTCCTCTTCTGCATCGCACTCGCCGGAACTGCGGCCGCAGACACCCTGACCGCAGGCACATTTGATGAACTCCACACCGCCATTTCCACGGCCCCCACCGACGGCAGCGTCCGCACCATTCTCATCACCCAGGACATCCCTGTCGGATCAAACACCTCCGACATCTTCACCATTGCCGCAAAACAGAATATCACCCTCACAACCGATGCCGCCCCGCACAAAATCTACCGGACCGGCGCACAAACCGGCGGCAACGGCATGTTCCTCGTAACCGGCGGAAACCTCACCCTCAAAAACAACGGTACCGCAGGCGTCCTCACTCTGGACGGAAACCGGACCGGTGTTCCCGCCAGTATCACATCGATGATATACCTCAACAACAGCGGCACCTTCACCATGGATGGCGGCATCATCACCGCAAACCATGCAGACAACTACGGCGGCGGCGGCGTACATAACGACCGCAGCACCTTCATCATGTCAGGAGGAACCATCACCGAAAACAACGCACGTTACTACGGCGGCGGAGTCTATAACGCGGGCACCTTCACCATGACCGGCGGAACCATCAGCGAGAACACGGCAAATTACGGCGGAGGCGTGTATAACCTCGGCGATGCCGCAGTCTCCGGAGGTACCATCACCAGCAATAGTGCAGCAACGGAAGGCGGCGAAGTCTGCTACCTGTTCGGCACATTCAATCTCTCCGGCAATGTACAGATTGGCCCGGACACCACCATGCTCTTCGGCGGAGATGCAAACTACATCACCGTCCCGTCCGCATTTACCGGAAACGTCGCAAACATCACTCCCTTCCGCCCCCACCAGACAACCATATCCCATATAGAGGATCTCTATATAAATAAAACAGACATTCATCCTCCCCTCCCTCTTGATCTTGCTGTCTCCCCCGGAACAAAAATAGTACAACTTCCTCAGGATGCAACCGCCGCAGACCTCAACAATTTCAGGCTCTCCCCCTCCCTTCCCGGCTTCGCTCTCGCCTATCAGGATGACTCCTCCAGCAAATCACTCATACTCACCAGAGGATACAACCTCACGGTAACCGGTGGAACCGGCAGCGGCAGCTATGCAACGGGAACAAACGTATCCGTCAGCGCCATTGTTCCAGCAGGGCAGACATTTGAAAACTGGACCGCAAACGTCAGCAGCGGCAGTTTCGAAAACCCGGACAGCCCGGTCACCACCTACACCATGCCGGCAGAAGACGTAGCAATCACCGCCCGATTTAAAATTACTTCAACCCCACTACCCACAGCAACAGTCACAACAAAACCAACAACCATACCTCCGACACGCCCCGTAACCCAGGCACCCACCGCAACACAGACACCAGGCGAGAGCAGCAGTTCCGGCGGCAACATGGACAACGCCTTCCGCGTCCTCTTCGACACCAACGGCGGCAGCAGTATCAACCCGGAAACCGGCCTCTCCTACGGGGACCGCATCACCCAACCCGCAAACCCGGTCAAAACGGACGCCGTCTTCCTCGGCTGGTACAAAGACACCGCACTCACCACACGATGGAACTTCTCCGCACCAATCCCCGGCGACATGACACTCTATGCCGGCTGGGCCCCAGTCGAGCCGTCCGTCACAAACATCCCGGCAACAGCAGCCGCCACCTCACCAACCCTGCCGACCGTATCTGCCTCCGCCACTATTTCACCAACAGTGCAGACCACCGCCGCAGACACCATCCCTACCCTGACCCAGGCCCCGTCTCCGATCAGCGGCCTGCTTCCCGCACTGATCGCAGCCGGCATCCTCCTGAGAAAAAAACACCCGTAA
- a CDS encoding ABC transporter substrate-binding protein has translation MMKQSFLFLLCLAAVAAVLCSAGCVTTDAPAGAVVVTQTNGDAFTLDHPAERIVLMNSNAAEMLYVMGAADRVVGVSQSIADHAELGPLFVHAVSVGKWDVPDIETISSLAPDVVIAFSTSKPLNADAIEAAGIPICYIDCYKPTTMPADVAALGVLTGNSGKAEEFVAFYNGVMDAAANATAPVSFSPSVYCEGYTDYSGQAKGSGMDLLIEHAGGRNVLTQEMGATSPKVSPEWLIAENPDVMIKVLSVKSMENAADQYAAFTGRSGFSHLDAVSENRTYMIRNDIAYGPRTFAGAVAVAKMLHPEAAAHLSVRAVLDEYNTRFGLNVSAGEVVYPAFA, from the coding sequence ATGATGAAACAATCTTTTCTTTTCCTTCTCTGCCTCGCTGCGGTGGCCGCGGTTCTCTGTTCGGCAGGCTGTGTGACAACCGATGCTCCCGCGGGCGCGGTGGTGGTCACCCAGACAAACGGTGATGCGTTCACGCTGGATCATCCGGCGGAACGGATTGTTCTGATGAACTCAAACGCTGCGGAGATGCTGTATGTTATGGGTGCCGCAGACAGGGTGGTCGGAGTGTCACAGTCGATTGCAGATCACGCGGAGCTTGGTCCTCTCTTTGTGCATGCAGTGAGCGTCGGCAAATGGGATGTTCCCGACATCGAGACGATCAGTTCCCTGGCACCGGATGTGGTGATTGCATTCTCCACGTCAAAACCGCTGAACGCCGATGCTATTGAAGCGGCAGGAATTCCCATCTGCTACATTGACTGCTATAAGCCGACCACGATGCCGGCGGATGTTGCGGCGCTCGGCGTCCTCACCGGCAACTCCGGAAAGGCGGAGGAGTTTGTTGCGTTCTACAATGGTGTGATGGATGCTGCGGCAAACGCGACTGCCCCTGTCTCGTTCTCTCCGTCGGTGTACTGCGAGGGATACACGGACTACTCCGGCCAGGCGAAGGGGTCCGGCATGGATCTGCTGATAGAACATGCCGGCGGCAGAAATGTGCTCACGCAGGAGATGGGCGCAACATCCCCGAAGGTCTCGCCTGAGTGGCTGATTGCAGAAAATCCCGATGTAATGATCAAGGTGCTTTCGGTGAAGAGTATGGAGAACGCCGCGGATCAGTATGCCGCATTTACCGGCAGGAGCGGATTTTCCCATCTGGATGCGGTTTCCGAAAACCGGACCTACATGATCCGTAACGACATTGCCTACGGCCCCCGGACGTTTGCCGGGGCGGTGGCGGTAGCAAAGATGCTGCATCCCGAGGCAGCGGCACATCTGAGTGTCCGGGCCGTGCTGGATGAGTACAATACGCGGTTTGGTCTGAACGTGTCCGCCGGAGAGGTTGTCTATCCGGCATTTGCATAA
- a CDS encoding ABC transporter ATP-binding protein, producing MRIETEAVAQKYSSVPILHDISFTADAGEVVALLGPNGSGKSTLIKTIADILPPASGKVLIDGVDASAIDPIDRAKLIGYVPQYFHYTPFTTVLDTVLIGRRPYMSWSVTDEDLAAVDKSLAAMHVTDLAGRFVNELSGGQRQRVFIARTLAQQPAFYLFDEPTSSLDLRHQLETVSTMQRIVHEENSCMIIALHDLNLALRYTDKVVMLKCGRIHACGTPEEVLTEDAVRDVYGVCAEVVENSHGKFILSYAPSDV from the coding sequence ATGAGAATTGAGACGGAAGCTGTTGCGCAGAAGTACAGCAGCGTGCCGATTCTGCACGACATCAGTTTCACCGCGGATGCGGGTGAGGTCGTTGCACTGCTCGGGCCGAACGGGTCGGGCAAGTCAACGCTGATCAAAACCATTGCCGACATTCTCCCGCCCGCATCCGGAAAAGTTCTGATCGACGGAGTTGATGCATCCGCAATTGATCCTATCGACCGGGCAAAACTGATCGGTTACGTGCCGCAGTACTTCCACTACACACCATTCACCACGGTGCTTGACACAGTGCTGATCGGACGGCGGCCCTACATGAGCTGGTCGGTCACCGATGAGGATCTTGCGGCGGTGGACAAAAGTCTTGCAGCGATGCATGTCACGGATCTTGCCGGACGGTTCGTGAACGAACTGTCCGGCGGTCAGCGGCAGCGGGTGTTCATCGCACGAACCCTTGCCCAACAGCCGGCGTTCTATCTTTTCGATGAGCCGACGAGTTCGCTTGACCTCCGTCACCAGCTGGAGACCGTGTCAACGATGCAGCGAATTGTCCATGAGGAAAACTCCTGTATGATTATCGCCCTGCATGATCTCAATCTGGCTCTGCGGTATACGGATAAAGTGGTGATGCTGAAATGCGGTAGAATCCACGCCTGCGGGACACCTGAAGAGGTTCTGACGGAGGATGCGGTCCGGGATGTGTACGGCGTATGTGCGGAGGTTGTGGAGAACTCCCACGGCAAATTTATTCTCTCCTATGCGCCGTCCGATGTGTGA
- a CDS encoding FecCD family ABC transporter permease, protein MPEQKIAELYRTTQKRKLLIFGALLLLLCIAAVIACGIGTVAIPPADVLAAFGHAVLPGLIDAPATANAGFIITGYRLPRILLAVLAGVSLAVAGAVMQGLLRNPLVSPFTLGLSSAASFGAAFMIVLGPVLFGAAFAGAVTVAGITFSLDTGLLILSAFLFGWMSVVLVYLISRTKQTSQAIMILAGVVIGYLFQAGLLALQYISDDDALRDIVTWLMGGMWGANWQAVIVLLPIVLLCFFLVERRAWDLNTLSGGDDVAKNLGINVPRFRIHGLMIVSFAASACLAFTGVIGFIGLMAPHICRMIVGNDYRYLLPCSAVMGALILLVSDTAARSLFSPVEIPVGVIMYILGGLFFLYLITRGHGRYLG, encoded by the coding sequence ATGCCCGAACAGAAGATCGCTGAGTTGTACCGCACCACGCAGAAGCGTAAGCTCCTCATCTTCGGTGCACTCCTCCTCCTGCTCTGCATCGCCGCAGTCATTGCCTGCGGTATCGGTACCGTTGCCATTCCTCCAGCTGATGTCCTCGCCGCTTTTGGTCACGCAGTTCTGCCCGGCCTCATCGACGCACCCGCAACGGCCAACGCCGGATTCATCATCACCGGCTACCGGCTCCCCCGCATTCTGCTCGCCGTTCTTGCCGGCGTGAGCTTAGCCGTTGCCGGGGCGGTGATGCAGGGGCTTTTGCGCAACCCGCTCGTCAGTCCTTTCACCCTCGGTCTGTCGTCTGCGGCATCCTTTGGTGCCGCGTTCATGATCGTCCTCGGCCCGGTCCTCTTCGGCGCCGCATTCGCCGGCGCCGTAACCGTTGCAGGCATCACCTTCTCCCTCGACACCGGCCTTTTGATCCTCTCTGCATTCCTGTTCGGCTGGATGAGTGTTGTTCTGGTGTATCTCATCTCCCGCACAAAGCAGACCTCACAGGCCATCATGATCCTTGCAGGCGTCGTCATCGGCTACCTCTTTCAGGCGGGCCTGCTTGCACTCCAGTACATCTCCGACGACGACGCTCTGCGCGACATCGTCACCTGGCTCATGGGAGGTATGTGGGGCGCAAACTGGCAGGCGGTCATCGTTCTTCTGCCGATTGTGCTCCTCTGCTTTTTCCTGGTCGAACGGCGGGCATGGGACCTCAACACACTTTCCGGCGGCGATGATGTCGCAAAAAATCTCGGCATCAACGTTCCCCGGTTCCGGATACACGGGCTTATGATAGTCAGCTTCGCTGCGTCCGCCTGTCTTGCATTTACCGGTGTCATCGGGTTCATCGGCCTCATGGCGCCGCATATTTGCCGAATGATTGTGGGAAACGATTACCGGTACCTCCTTCCCTGTTCCGCGGTGATGGGTGCACTGATCCTCCTCGTCTCCGACACAGCGGCCCGCAGCCTCTTCTCACCGGTTGAGATTCCGGTCGGCGTCATCATGTACATCCTCGGCGGTCTCTTCTTCCTCTACCTTATCACGCGGGGACACGGGAGGTATCTCGGATGA
- the mutL gene encoding DNA mismatch repair endonuclease MutL, which yields MGVITVLDEETISHIAAGEVVERAASVVKELVENAIDAGANRIRIDLAADKTAVTRIAVTDDGCGMEHEDALLAFRQHATSKISRPEDLAAIGTLGFRGEAMASIAAVSQVTLTTKRRGSERPEATRVVIHGGELVEHAATGAPEGTSVVVEGLFYNTPARRKFQKTVATELAHIYDMVERLTLAHREISFVLSYQGKERFRTYGNGNFTDVIAAVFGQTFARDLVPVAGTYGIVKVAGFVTRPGCEMKSTPSRFYLSINRRQVTSRPLQWAVREGYGTLLPKGMYPAAFLDLEINPADVDVNVHPTKKEVRLSRERDVQTGVQDAVYCALHETRVFAAAAGTEIPEPPRDAGGSGSAGTAATAAMLPLSVLGEAASPYERRISPQMKDPVSPKVPAAAALRQTDKQLRRTESFEPPETTEFVPEVLGQIADTYILARNETGDLVVVDQHAAHERVMYDLLLARQERGLAGQELIVPVQLKLTKKEAAAVPDLLPVLADAGYTLEPFGKDIWMVRTVPVVSSSLGDPAVIHEIIARALDKSSSGGEESVLDRVLKTAACRSVVKGATPMTTEQMQRLLRQLMATRSPYTCPHGRPTTIVLTKDRLAAMFLRT from the coding sequence ATGGGCGTAATCACGGTTCTTGACGAGGAGACAATCAGCCACATCGCCGCAGGAGAGGTGGTGGAACGGGCGGCATCGGTGGTAAAAGAGCTGGTGGAAAACGCGATTGATGCCGGGGCCAACCGTATCAGAATCGATCTTGCGGCGGACAAAACCGCCGTGACCCGCATTGCGGTAACAGACGACGGATGCGGTATGGAACATGAGGATGCACTGCTTGCGTTCCGCCAGCATGCAACCAGCAAAATCTCCCGGCCTGAAGATCTTGCAGCTATTGGAACGCTCGGGTTCCGGGGCGAGGCAATGGCAAGCATTGCCGCGGTTTCGCAGGTGACACTGACCACCAAAAGGCGGGGTTCTGAACGTCCGGAGGCGACCCGCGTAGTGATTCACGGCGGAGAGCTCGTGGAGCATGCGGCAACCGGTGCGCCGGAAGGGACGAGTGTGGTCGTTGAGGGACTGTTCTACAACACGCCCGCCCGGAGGAAGTTTCAGAAGACGGTCGCAACCGAGCTTGCCCATATCTATGATATGGTGGAGCGGCTGACACTGGCGCACCGCGAGATTTCGTTTGTGCTGTCCTATCAGGGAAAAGAGCGGTTCCGTACCTACGGCAACGGCAATTTTACGGATGTGATCGCCGCGGTGTTCGGGCAGACGTTTGCCAGAGATCTGGTGCCGGTCGCGGGGACCTACGGGATTGTGAAGGTCGCCGGGTTCGTAACCCGTCCGGGCTGTGAGATGAAAAGCACACCAAGCAGGTTTTATCTTTCGATTAACCGGCGGCAGGTGACATCACGCCCGCTCCAGTGGGCGGTGCGGGAGGGATACGGTACGCTTCTGCCGAAGGGGATGTATCCTGCGGCATTTCTGGATCTGGAGATCAACCCTGCTGACGTGGATGTGAATGTGCATCCGACGAAAAAAGAGGTGCGGCTGTCCCGCGAGAGGGACGTGCAGACGGGGGTACAGGACGCGGTATATTGTGCCCTGCATGAGACGCGGGTGTTTGCGGCTGCGGCAGGCACAGAGATTCCGGAACCTCCCCGGGATGCGGGCGGCAGTGGGTCAGCCGGAACGGCAGCGACAGCGGCAATGCTGCCGCTCTCGGTTCTGGGGGAGGCGGCATCTCCGTATGAGCGGCGGATATCTCCGCAGATGAAAGACCCCGTTTCCCCCAAGGTTCCCGCGGCTGCGGCACTCCGGCAGACGGACAAACAGCTGCGGCGGACAGAGAGTTTTGAACCGCCGGAGACGACGGAGTTTGTTCCCGAAGTTCTTGGACAGATTGCGGATACGTATATTCTTGCCCGGAACGAGACCGGCGATCTGGTGGTGGTCGATCAGCACGCAGCGCACGAGCGGGTGATGTATGATCTCCTGCTTGCACGGCAGGAACGGGGGCTGGCCGGGCAGGAGCTGATCGTTCCCGTGCAGCTGAAGCTCACGAAAAAAGAGGCGGCGGCAGTTCCCGACCTGCTCCCGGTGCTTGCGGATGCAGGCTACACGCTTGAGCCGTTCGGGAAGGACATCTGGATGGTGCGTACCGTTCCGGTGGTCTCGTCGTCGCTCGGCGATCCGGCGGTGATTCACGAGATCATTGCCCGGGCGCTGGATAAAAGTTCCTCCGGCGGTGAGGAGAGTGTGCTTGACCGCGTGCTGAAGACGGCGGCCTGCCGTTCAGTGGTGAAAGGGGCAACCCCGATGACGACGGAACAGATGCAGCGTCTGCTCCGTCAGCTGATGGCAACGCGGTCGCCGTACACGTGTCCGCACGGCAGACCGACGACGATCGTGCTGACGAAAGATCGGCTTGCGGCGATGTTTCTGCGGACGTGA
- the mutS gene encoding DNA mismatch repair protein MutS, with the protein MTPQKKLTPAMEQVRMFKEQYPDCILFMRMGDFYETFWEDAEICARELDIVQTSRSKDPEGNPIPLAGIPYHALDLYLPRMVRKGYKVAICEQIEDPKTAKGCVKRDVIRVVTPGTAIDTGIVDTSAAHYLLALAVDAKAHAGLAFLDITTGEFFVEEIPLEENNASLATEIERYTPAEILVPQQIPADLISFLAGCGRVITPGRADLFTDGEPALCTAFGVASLDGYDCADSPLCISAAAAALRYAKETQKTALPHISGFSRRHAGDAMVLDAITLRNLEILSPLRGDRNDTTLFGFLNRTKTPMGSRILRNTVTVPLLDADAINLRLDAVEYFTNRPVLCTTLDSVLAKVADIERIAGRIAYGNASPRDLLSLAASLALLPEIGKEIGTPSGLLAEQLARIPDLTEVAGLITSALIDDPPVVYRNGNVIRSGYNADLDQLRTVVATGRDWIAELQQSERDRTGIKSLKIAYNNVFGYYIEVTRANAGKVPPEYERKQTTVNGERFTLPALREREALMAQADDRILALEVALYESLLATLRDSVPDLKEAAEGIGTIDMLIAFAELASANRYVRPAFSAGEELLIRDGRHPIVEDSVPGGYVPNDTEMNASGDQILILTGANMAGKSTYMRSVALICIMAQIGCFVPARYAKIGIVDRIFTRVGASDDLAGGQSTFMVEMLELANILNNATDKSLILLDEIGRGTSTVDGYSIARAVLEYLHGKGAKGPRTLFATHFHQLIGMEQEFRRMKNYHFAVKEDQHDITFLRKLIPGATDRSYGIHVARIAGVPKKVLTRAEAILNQALREDAGSGGRKYYTQMLLVDTASEPLTPAVSAVEERVREANINEMTPMQALMFINELKSMLERK; encoded by the coding sequence ATGACCCCCCAGAAGAAACTCACTCCCGCAATGGAACAGGTCAGGATGTTTAAGGAGCAGTACCCGGACTGCATCCTCTTTATGCGGATGGGCGACTTTTACGAAACCTTCTGGGAAGACGCGGAAATCTGTGCACGTGAACTTGACATCGTCCAGACCTCGCGGTCCAAAGACCCGGAAGGAAATCCGATTCCCCTCGCAGGCATTCCCTATCACGCCCTTGATCTCTATCTCCCCCGGATGGTTCGCAAAGGCTACAAGGTTGCCATCTGCGAACAGATAGAAGATCCCAAAACCGCAAAAGGCTGTGTGAAACGGGATGTTATCCGCGTGGTCACGCCGGGAACGGCAATCGATACCGGTATCGTGGATACCAGCGCGGCACATTACCTACTCGCGCTTGCGGTGGACGCAAAGGCACATGCAGGTCTTGCGTTTCTGGATATTACCACCGGCGAGTTCTTCGTCGAGGAAATTCCTCTCGAAGAGAACAACGCCTCGCTTGCAACCGAGATAGAACGCTACACCCCGGCAGAAATCTTAGTGCCGCAGCAGATTCCGGCAGATCTCATCAGCTTCCTTGCCGGATGCGGCCGGGTAATCACCCCCGGACGCGCCGATCTCTTCACGGACGGGGAACCGGCGCTCTGTACCGCCTTCGGCGTTGCATCGCTTGACGGCTACGACTGCGCCGACTCCCCGCTCTGCATCAGTGCGGCCGCCGCCGCACTCCGGTATGCAAAGGAGACCCAGAAGACCGCGCTCCCCCACATCAGCGGCTTTTCCCGCAGACATGCGGGCGACGCAATGGTCCTGGATGCAATCACCCTGCGCAACCTGGAAATCCTGTCTCCCCTGCGGGGAGACCGGAATGATACCACCCTGTTCGGGTTCCTGAACCGCACCAAAACCCCCATGGGCAGCCGGATCCTGCGAAATACCGTAACCGTGCCGCTGCTTGACGCGGACGCAATCAATCTGCGGCTGGACGCCGTGGAATATTTCACCAACCGGCCGGTACTCTGTACTACACTGGACAGCGTGCTTGCAAAAGTCGCTGATATTGAGCGGATTGCAGGACGCATTGCCTACGGCAATGCGTCTCCCCGCGACCTTCTGTCGCTTGCCGCAAGCCTTGCCCTGCTGCCGGAGATCGGAAAAGAGATAGGCACACCCTCAGGCCTGCTGGCAGAACAGCTTGCCCGTATCCCGGACCTTACCGAGGTTGCCGGATTAATCACCTCCGCACTCATCGACGACCCGCCGGTCGTGTACCGCAACGGCAATGTAATCCGCTCGGGATACAACGCCGACCTCGACCAGCTCCGGACGGTGGTTGCAACCGGACGGGACTGGATCGCAGAACTTCAGCAGAGCGAACGGGACCGGACCGGCATCAAATCGCTGAAGATCGCCTACAACAACGTCTTCGGCTACTACATCGAAGTAACCAGGGCAAACGCAGGCAAAGTCCCGCCCGAATACGAACGCAAGCAGACCACCGTAAACGGCGAACGGTTTACCCTTCCGGCACTCCGCGAACGCGAAGCGCTGATGGCACAGGCGGACGACCGCATTCTTGCACTTGAGGTTGCGCTCTACGAATCCCTGCTCGCAACACTGCGCGACTCAGTGCCCGACCTCAAAGAGGCGGCGGAAGGGATCGGCACCATTGATATGCTGATTGCGTTTGCGGAACTTGCATCGGCGAACCGGTATGTACGGCCTGCGTTCTCCGCAGGAGAAGAACTCCTCATCCGCGACGGCCGTCACCCCATCGTCGAAGACTCGGTTCCGGGCGGTTATGTCCCCAACGACACCGAGATGAACGCATCCGGCGATCAGATTCTGATCCTGACCGGTGCAAACATGGCCGGAAAGTCAACCTACATGCGAAGTGTTGCCTTAATCTGCATCATGGCGCAGATCGGCTGTTTTGTTCCGGCACGCTATGCAAAGATAGGTATTGTGGATCGGATCTTTACCCGGGTCGGGGCATCCGACGATCTTGCCGGCGGGCAGAGCACGTTCATGGTGGAGATGCTGGAGTTGGCCAACATTCTCAACAACGCAACCGACAAAAGCCTGATTCTTCTGGACGAGATCGGGCGCGGGACAAGTACGGTGGACGGTTACTCCATTGCCCGGGCGGTGCTGGAATATCTGCATGGAAAAGGGGCGAAGGGCCCCCGGACACTGTTTGCCACACACTTCCACCAGCTTATCGGCATGGAACAGGAGTTCCGCCGCATGAAGAACTATCACTTCGCCGTAAAAGAGGATCAGCACGATATTACGTTCCTGCGGAAACTGATTCCGGGCGCAACTGACCGGAGTTACGGTATTCATGTGGCGCGGATTGCGGGCGTTCCGAAAAAAGTCCTGACCCGTGCAGAAGCTATTTTGAATCAGGCTCTCCGCGAAGATGCAGGTTCCGGCGGCAGAAAGTACTATACGCAGATGCTTCTCGTGGACACGGCGTCCGAACCGCTGACGCCCGCAGTCTCGGCGGTTGAGGAACGGGTCCGTGAGGCGAACATCAACGAGATGACACCGATGCAGGCACTGATGTTCATCAATGAACTCAAGTCGATGCTGGAGAGGAAGTAA
- the amrS gene encoding AmmeMemoRadiSam system radical SAM enzyme, which produces MHKALLFSPSEDDAVICRLCPRHCRIADGDRGFCGVRENICGILYANSYGKITAAGIDPVEKKPLYHYLPGTQTFSVSSYGCNLTCRHCQNYTLSQVRDMFASAVSPEDLMKEVQKTPAKSISFTYNEPTLSFEYALDVLRLADNSGLGSAFITNGYMSEEALTELAPYLGAIRIDLKAFTDEFYRTVCGAHLAPVLDTILRAKELGLHLELVTLVIPGYNDSAEEIDAMLSWETEHLGNLVPHHFTRFSPMYRMENAQPTPKETLDRIFAQAKEHGLAYPYIGNIMHAAGSQTRCPACGELLILRAGYVTKMPGLAEGRCRNCGRPFDGQVAGGLG; this is translated from the coding sequence ATGCACAAAGCTCTGCTGTTCTCGCCGTCCGAAGACGATGCGGTCATCTGTCGTCTCTGTCCGCGTCACTGCCGGATTGCCGATGGTGATCGGGGATTTTGCGGAGTGCGGGAAAACATCTGCGGAATACTGTATGCAAACAGTTACGGAAAGATTACTGCCGCAGGGATTGACCCCGTTGAGAAAAAACCGCTCTATCATTACCTTCCGGGAACCCAGACCTTCTCCGTCAGCAGTTACGGCTGCAATCTGACCTGCCGCCACTGTCAGAACTATACGCTGTCGCAGGTGCGGGACATGTTTGCATCCGCAGTCTCCCCGGAAGATCTGATGAAGGAAGTCCAGAAGACACCGGCAAAGAGTATCTCCTTTACCTACAACGAACCGACCCTTTCCTTTGAGTATGCGCTGGACGTTCTCCGGCTGGCAGATAATTCAGGACTTGGTTCGGCATTCATCACAAACGGCTATATGAGTGAGGAGGCGCTTACAGAACTTGCACCGTATCTTGGAGCGATCCGCATTGATCTCAAGGCATTCACCGACGAGTTCTACCGAACGGTCTGCGGTGCACATCTTGCCCCGGTGCTTGACACGATTCTCCGGGCAAAGGAACTTGGTCTGCATCTGGAGCTGGTGACGCTGGTCATCCCCGGATACAACGACAGTGCCGAAGAGATTGACGCAATGCTTTCCTGGGAAACAGAGCATCTCGGAAATCTCGTTCCGCATCACTTTACCCGGTTTTCTCCGATGTACCGGATGGAAAATGCCCAGCCCACACCGAAGGAGACACTGGACAGAATATTTGCCCAGGCAAAGGAACACGGACTTGCTTATCCGTATATCGGCAATATCATGCATGCCGCAGGCTCGCAAACCCGGTGCCCTGCGTGCGGGGAACTGCTGATATTACGGGCCGGATACGTTACAAAAATGCCGGGACTGGCTGAGGGAAGATGCCGAAACTGCGGGAGACCGTTTGACGGACAGGTCGCCGGAGGTCTTGGATGA
- a CDS encoding DUF3795 domain-containing protein codes for MKIACCGVDCDACKYPDGCSGCREAAGKPFWTAYVNITVCPVYDCCVRERERSSCGGCPEYPCKHHFAYPDPFMSEEEQKKTQEEKMKDLRDVQRSA; via the coding sequence ATGAAAATTGCCTGCTGCGGGGTGGACTGTGATGCCTGCAAGTATCCTGACGGCTGTTCCGGCTGCCGTGAGGCTGCCGGAAAGCCCTTCTGGACAGCGTATGTGAACATCACCGTCTGTCCGGTCTATGACTGCTGTGTCCGTGAACGGGAGCGGTCTTCCTGTGGCGGTTGCCCGGAATATCCCTGCAAACACCATTTCGCCTATCCGGATCCGTTTATGAGCGAAGAGGAACAGAAGAAAACACAGGAAGAAAAAATGAAAGATCTGCGTGATGTGCAAAGGAGTGCCTGA